The stretch of DNA TTCTTTCACCTCCTTCAAGAtcacaacatcaacaataacatgcCACCCTTAATCCATATATCTAGTACCTTAACAATACGAGAACTGCCCAACAATataatataacaacaacaatagggCCAACGTTAAGCTTAGGAATAGCTAGCTTACGATACATCGAGCGACAAGCTCGATCCTTAACTAGCAACAAAACACTGATCTACACTTATTCTTCTCTTCAAGTTACATAttaacaacacacacacacacacacacacacacatatatatatatatatatatatatatatatatatatcatctcCCTAAACTCCAGCCACAACAACATCATAAAAACACCTCAAACCAGTCCAACATGGTATCACAACTTCTATACGTCTTTTGACCGTCAATTCATAACTTCTAGATTCAAAAAACTTAGCTAGGGCTTAGATATGATAAAAGTAATGTAGGAGAAGAAGATATTACCTTTAAACGGTAAGAAAAACTCCCAGTACAACTCTCCTTAAACTTGAGAGAACTCACAACACATCAACAACATCATATTAGTGATCTCCCCCACTTCTACAACACTTTTGATGAAGAACttaggtggttttctcttggatTTGTGTATGAATCTTTAGGATATGCTTAGAGAGCGTTTAGAGCTGCTTGGAGGTCTAATTTGGTCTAAAATGATATTTAGATACGAAATTTATCACTTTATATAACAAGGTAAGTTTCCcccgactttgtgggtcccaaggaagttgcttgcgcagtctcgaaaatacgaatatctctctattctgacGTCGTATCGACGAACAGTTTAATGTTTTGGAAagtagactcgtagatcttcaatatTATGGGTGTATCACCCCGTAACTCAAAGTATATTTAGAGAAAAGATCAgtgacattagacccaaatttaggtcaaattataaatataacttgcgacaacttttgcCATGTTTTGTTTTACAACTTTTTTGACTTAAAACCTTAacataaaaatattatatgattTCACTACCTTATAAGATGATCTCCTTAGGAATTATGCACTCCTAGTTTACCCTgaaagtacgggttataacatcttTGATTCGTTTAACCTCCAATCCTCACGATACTTCCTTAACACTTATTTTAACccatcattatctttgtaaaggtccTTAAGCTCTCCAGCTTACTCTGATTCACTTAAGATGCATTGTATCATGAAAGTATGGGGTGTTACATTATATTAGcacttgggtaggatccgccTCTCCGGAGTCTAGCATATCAGCAGTGACCGCAGGTATCGTACAGTGCTGGGTggctgagtgtgctgagtgattgagcgtgacgagtgggagtgtgagaccttgagattgagtactctgagagtatgagtacatgagttcatcattgtgattcattgcatttgacatgcatacttgatatacaagcatagtgatgcatttcctcatgctacaggatttggtgacattcatgatttcacatgcacattgacatataggcatggAGATATACTTTCCTAATGCTATCTGAGAATAAAAtatcttatctattgttgaaagtGTTTGGTAAAACTCACAGTTTTctgatttactcatattttgataatttcggtgaaagatttgggttttactgttatacctggaaagcatgcctatttttcgtaactgtgaacgaactgagcatcatatcattgagttattacttgtgttgcttttattatattgttacgagttgttcttggctattggtgttggactctgaatGTTGTccaagctcatcactgctttcaacctaaggttagatttgttacttattgagtacatggggtcggttgtactcaaactacagttttgcaccttgcgtacagatttTAGAGCTGATGTTGTTGCGAGTGGCGGGGGCTGCCATTGAAGATGTACCATGTTCCGCTTATAGCTGCCTTTttttcttggtagctttagatttataaatctgtttatgcatgtttcaaacagatgatgtatttatttcctaCCAACattgtaaactctaagtcttagaagctcacgatttgtactaccagttcttggaaaattgtataaaattcagttatttcatttttgacttttatcattatcattatattatggattattgttaattggcttacctagcgggttgggtttaggtgccatcatgactagttgaattttgggtcgagATAGTGTTGGAGTATCTCTgtatgatgggagtagttgagtTGTAATGTAGAAAACGTCTCCTCTTGCTGGGAGAGGTTGCATTATAAAGTAAAGTATATCTACTTGATGGGAGCGATTGTACTGGAATGTAAAGTATTTCCGCACAATGGGAGTTGTTGACTTGAAAAAGCATAATCATGCCTTTAAGCTGCACGAGCAAAATGTCAAAACATTCAAAACAAATGAGAAATAAGGAGAATTCCCAAGAGGTACTCTTGACTGCGAAACTAAATTGTGGTCGTCGATTAGCAGAACGTTGGCGACGAGGTTTGTGACTATCTACTTGTAATCTCCGATGTGGTGGAGTGGCGGTGCAGATTGCCCCTATTGGCAAAGTGATTGGTTTGTTATATATAGGGATGCGATTGGCGAAGTCGACGCTCGATTTGTACAGGGCGATCCGATTGATTGAGCTGGTGGTTTTCTATATATAATGTTTCAATTAGCGAATCTGGTGGCTCAATTTTGTACAAGGTGCTTCAATTGACTGAGCTGACGGTTTGTTATTTACATGGCTCCAGTCGGTGGGGCCAGCGGCTCACTATATACAACATTCTCCACTTGGTTGAGCAGATGGTTTGCTATTTATAATATGCCCTGATCCTATCTGGTTCAAAAATACCTGCAAAGGATTTGAGAGTTAGTTTTCAGCTATATGAGGAAATTAATGAAAGAGATATGATAGTTATGAGGGAGTAGTGGATCCGTCATAGTCCCAATGTGTTCCAGCGCTTCTTTATGTCATGTCGGTACTGCATTCAAAGAAACAATTCTTAGCGGGAGGGGGGGGTGTTCATTTGTGTTAACTATAGTCCTGGCTTTGCCCAATCTTGATGAGGTTACGTCATAAAGTCCGGTAGGTGGAACGTGTTATGATATCtttagaaaacattttgaaaaaTCTTTGTTTTATGGCATATGTAGTCGTTCCGGATTATGGCATATTTTTGGAAGTTCTTAAAACACGAGCATTGTTTATTGAAGAATCTATCCTGTGGATGTCGATCTTCCATGATGCTTCTGACAATGTGGCTTCTTGCCGCTGCAATTGCATCCTAATCtgaactaatgcattacaaaggtttTCCTATGGTTATGACCGACCTCTTTCAATTTGCCTACGTATCTGAAACGTAGTTCGTGGGTAATGACAAAGATATGATGAAGATGATCGAGTCTGACTCAGACTACctatgtatccaaatggaatcaggccagaacgtagttcaattacaaaagatgactgaatccgatgaggattgcctacgtattccttcgAAAGGAAATCAAGTCGTGGCGCAGTTCTGAGTAAatacaaaatgatatttggattttctattacaaaagaaaAGGGAGAGAGAAAAAACCAAACCCTAcgtgagttgcctacatatccctccgTGGGAAGTCCTGTTGAGCATAGTTATGTTACAGCCAAAACCTAACTCTATTgtcttcaaacatagtatctcttgatttcatctgagttgataggcttcgtACTGACTCTTTCGACCATCTCTGCCAAGATCAGAGCTCCTCCCAACAACACTCGGTGGACCACATAAGGACATTGCCAATTCAGTGCGatctttcctttggcttcttcttgatgagggaatattttcttcaaaaccaactGCTTCAATATGAACTGGTGAGGCTTTACCCTtttgttaaatgcactggccatccTATTTTGATACAGTTGACCATGAAATATTGCGTACATTATATTCtcgtcaatgagcatgagtttCTCCGTCCTGACCAATATCCATTATGATCGTCCAGTTTAGCTTCATGAATGACTCTCAAGGATGGTATCTTGACCTCCGCGGGTATCACAGCTTTGgtgccatataccaacatgtaGGGTGTTTCCCCCGTGGATGCCCTCACGATGGTCCGATAACCCTTAAGGCGAGGGAAAATTTCTCGTGCCAAGGcctatgattgtccactatctttcgcaaaatccttttgatgtttttgttggctGCCTCAACTGCTCCATTCATTTTCGGTCTATAGGCTGTAGAGTTACGGTGGACAATTCTAAACTTCTCGCAAATTTCCCTTATGagatcactattgagattggctgcattgtcagtgatgattgacTCGAGTATCCCAAATCGCTAGACTATATTGTTACGGACACCGCTACTTTCTTTGTGACGGCCTTGTATGTGAAGCTTCggcccatttggtgaagtaatcaatggctACTAGGATGAATCAGTGCCCATTTGATGAAGCAggctctataggtccaatcacgtccatgccccaagcggcAACCGGCCAAGGCGAACCCATTACATTCAACTCATTAGgtggaacccggatgaaatccccatggatctggcactggtgacacttttGCACATAGCGGATACTATCTCTTTCGATAGTtatccaaaagtatccagctctTAAAATCTTCTTGGCTAAGGTGAAGACATTCATATGGGGTCCGCATGTTCCTGCATGTACTTCTTCTAGCAATCTGGTTGCTTCAGCGgtgttgtaaggccccgtaaaattttgcaaaagaaaataatatttcgtggcaccgaattggttttacgtgttgaggattatagaaattctttggTTGAACAATGTatgggaaaaaaaggaaaaaattcttttggcggaaaaatgtaattctgcggtccattatgcgaccgcagaatcattctgcaggccgcataatggccgcagaagtgagtaGGAGAGGGCCAAATCTGGCAGCAGCTATgtagtcgactatgcgaccgcataactgttatgaggtgcattatgcgaccgcataacagttatgcggaccgcataatgaccgcatacaCGGACAGATTTTTGATCAATTTTGTCAGCTAGTATGCGACCATTAttcggtccgcatatccattatgcgatcgcatatgcgaccgcagaaccgttccggagctccatttttgggtttttaaaacccgactctatttcgttaaatacactctttgggccatttttgagctatattctaatattttagagtgagagagagtgccctagagtgagaaggtgttcttcaataattggtcttcaattcttgcccaagtgtgggaagattaagaagggaaactcactaggtcttcatcctagaggtaagattctacaccctaaccctcactttcgaattttgggtagaaatggataattagcaagataatttctgggcaggagggttgtttatttacataCATGTGTTAtaaaagggtgtagaaagattgttgagctaaaaatggtaaagattgggttgtgggatgatggaattccccataaaaggaccttggaaccttactacacacttagtgtttgataaaatgctcaaatgagctagaaccatgatcatcttcctaattttggttcaatttatcatatttctaaaatagattgaagttgctaagaatttttggaacatttagagtgtaaggaagttcaagtaaggtatgttggctaaactcttctcttataattgaatcccacgatattcatgtaatttatgtacgACCCGAGgggtttgtgttgaaagatatacgTTCCGAGTAAGTTTGTgctgaaagatatatgttcaataattatcctaaatgctttattcatgttatgttgccaattgaggatatgttcaagtatgggttgtgcattaataatgtggcGACTTCAAGtcgagttcaaacgaaggctattatgctagATTTTGTGAAAtgtctctatgtgccttagacttttaattgctcacatgtgtactacacaccttgatttgaattgttgttgttggtgatgatgatgttgatgtttgaaagtaaaaatgtgagcatgaaatactaaatacggctaacatgccaagaatgattttataattatggccatcagtgctaatgaaatgaaaagatgggaaaggagtatgaaatgtgatgatttatataaaaaggttgatgtcgtgattaagacagcctagccgatcgggtcgtgaccggacaccatgccgcacacatggtggtaattgtgctggaaattataattgaaatggtaattgtggttgatgtccctaatggatagcctagtcgatcgggtcatgatcggactccgtgttaaagacggtggtattgatattgagaataattgtggttgatatctctaatgagatagcctagccgatcgggtcgtgatcagactccacGCTGAGAGTACAatggtattggtatggtgaataacggtattgtgaacaatggtatatcgatactaaaaatctcccaatgtgagatatagaaattaatttgaacagtgtcttgatcctaaattgaggtttgatgttgattaaagaTTCCAttaatattatgataatcttgtttgtattatttgtcattctattgaaagggtgtttaattatacatactagtgctattcgacagtacgaaagtcctttttgccgggggcgctgcatctttcaatggatgcaggtggttccacagcaggagatattgatcagtgatagcagtacaccttcttcccagatgacttggtgagccccacttcatcccggggtcatgaatcttttgtactttgtgtattctgtttgaggtatagccggggccttgttgccggcattattattgtactttctttatctatagaggctccgtagacatagtgtgggttgtgtattagtgctgggaaagacaaactatgctatgttgtggttgtattacttgtccatttgagactttaaaaatggtgaaacttatggtaagaaattggtaattgcagacatgacaactttattgtttaattaaggaaaacatatattctctttattcatgaatgagtttgggtagaaggaatctaacaggcttgctcgatcgggtttactcggttgagcgccggttgcgctcctcggttttggggcgtgccaaacttggtatcagagcctaaggttttaaagtgtactaggatgtctcggagtcgtgtctagtagagtccttattatcagtgtgttgtcgaccacatctataattaggatgctacaaggaaatttaggaataatacccttctttcatgttcttgatcgtgcgataaagctggttgtaagattgttcctcctttaactcctacgTTGCTCTAAtattcagtacatggcacctaagaagaaggcacgAACTGGCCGAAGAgtcaatgtcaccccaggagtgacagttgatcctataattgatgatgcgggtgagcacccgaggagtgagaatattcctccagttactacactgtctgactctactacaactgatcaaaccGTACCTATCCCTGCACCTATTGAgggtgcaacggttcctccaactgatataccagttccacctccagttccagcttctgattctggtgtttctgatgttgatattAGAgaagccatacagatgttggctgaaatagtggcttcccaggcccagaggTCAAATATTGCACCTACTTCTTCCGGTCAGCCAGGAGATTCTACTAGTttcagggtgaacaggtttctccagttggatcctccagtgttcacaggtactaacACAAAGGAGGATccctaggatttcattgatgagatgcacaagactctccgagttatgcgtgttactgagacagaggcagtggaattggcttCCTACctcctgaaagaggtggcatattcttggtttgaactatgggagaagtcccgtggagaagggagctattcggcaaggtggggtgagtttgccgatgccttcattgatcatttcttgcctgccgagactaaggcagcccatgctactgagtttgagaacttgaggcaaggtagcctgagtgtgtgggattaccatatgagattcgcgtacctgtctaaatatgttatttacatgctgcccactatggaggctagagttcgccgatttgtacagggccttagtcccttgttAATTAATGAGTCCGCTACAGCAGCCTTGAATTCTAAtttgaactatggaaagatggtggcattcgctcaagccaaagagacccgcaaattaaggaacagaatggagcgaaagggtagtaataaggcccgatCTGCGggaaactttggtggttcttctggtggttgaaagtcaacattcaggggagggtcgtcacggccatcccagtcctttgcttagtcttcggctagtgcaccacCATGAGGGCCCAGTCAGCACCAGCAGCGGAGCCATTTCAGGCCTAATCAGGGCAACAGTGGCTCATATCAGCAGGGTCTTCATGGAGGCAGATTCCAGCGGCAGAGGAGGGCCCCATGCCCTCATTGTGGAAAGAttcacctaggaatatgctacatggacttacccatatgctacagatacagattgaggggtcacattcagagggattgacGTTCGTCccaccagggtgcgggcaggggcccAACACAACCAgccaattctgcagctactacatccgcaacacctcctccagctcgaagcactccaacacccgcagggcgtggtacaGTTAGGGGTGGAGCAAAGAGTTCGGGAGGATctggccgtttctatgctatgaggggttgccagaattcagaggcttctccagatattgtcacaggtatattgactgtccaatctaaTGATGTATattctcttattgatcccggttccactttgtcatatgtcacaccttatgttgctatggaatttgggatagaaccagaacagctttatgagccgttctctgtatctactccggttggtgagtctattttggctaCGCGAGTCTATAGGGATTGTGACatcacgttgcgtggtcgggacaccgtggccgatcttattgaattgagaatggtcgattttgatgtgataatggggatggatgtgctttattcatgtttttccaagctcGATTGCTGAACCAGAATTGTTAGGttagaatttccaaatgagccaattattgagtggaagggtgatgatgtggtgccaaagggtaggtttatttcctaccttaaggccacaaagatgatcaacaagggatgtatttaccatttggtctgggttacggacaccgatgctgaggcacctacacttaagtccatgcctgttgtgaatgaatttccgagagtctttccggatgatctccctgggatcccaccagacagagagattgattttgggattgatgtgatgccagacacgcatcctatatctattccaccctatagaatggcaccggcagaattgaaggagcttaaggaacaattgaaagatttgttagaaaagggtttcatccgacccagtatatcgccttggggcacacctgttctctttgtaagaaagaaagatgggtcactacgtatgtgtattgactatcggcatctTAATAatgtcacaatcaagaataagtacccactgccaaggatagatgacttgtttgatcaattgcaaggtgccaggtagttcaccaaaattgatttaagatccgggtatcaccaattgaagatcagggagcgggatattcggaaaatagcttttaggacccggtatgggcattttgagtttctagtgatgtctttagggctaacaaat from Nicotiana tomentosiformis chromosome 11, ASM39032v3, whole genome shotgun sequence encodes:
- the LOC138901557 gene encoding uncharacterized protein — its product is MNIGIVNLGIVNIGIVNIDIVNIGILNTGIVNIGIVNLGIVNIGIVNIDIVNIGILNTGILNIGIVNLGIVNIGIVNIGIVNIGIVNSGISYMAPKKKARTGRRVNVTPGVTVDPIIDDAGEHPRSENIPPVTTLSDSTTTDQTVPIPAPIEGATVPPTDIPVPPPVPASDSGVSDVDIREAIQMLAEIVASQAQRSNIAPTSSGQPGDSTSFRVNRFLQLDPPVFTGTNTKEDP
- the LOC138901558 gene encoding uncharacterized protein, coding for MRGCQNSEASPDIVTGILTVQSNDVYSLIDPGSTLSYVTPYVAMEFGIEPEQLYEPFSVSTPVGESILATRVYRDCDITLRGRDTVADLIELRMVDFDVIMGMDVLYSCFSKLDC